A portion of the Acidobacteriaceae bacterium genome contains these proteins:
- the rplF gene encoding 50S ribosomal protein L6: MSRIGLKPITLPKGVKYTVSEGSFLAEGPKGKVSALVPAGITFEEKDGVLNVVRENDKQKPFHGLTRALVFNAIEGVSTGWKKELDVVGIGYRVEMKGAGMVVFTLGYSHPIEFPLPTGISVTIDPKQTHVTVEGIDRQKVGQVAADMRSLRKPDPYKNKGVRYSDEKLKKKVGKTGAK; encoded by the coding sequence ATGTCACGTATTGGTTTGAAGCCGATCACCCTGCCGAAGGGCGTGAAGTACACCGTGAGCGAAGGTTCGTTCCTCGCTGAAGGCCCCAAGGGCAAGGTGAGCGCGCTCGTCCCGGCTGGTATCACGTTCGAAGAGAAGGACGGCGTTCTGAACGTTGTTCGCGAGAACGACAAGCAGAAGCCTTTCCATGGCCTGACCCGCGCACTGGTCTTCAATGCAATTGAAGGCGTGTCGACTGGCTGGAAGAAGGAACTGGACGTTGTCGGTATCGGTTACCGCGTGGAAATGAAGGGTGCGGGCATGGTTGTGTTCACGCTCGGCTACTCCCACCCGATCGAGTTTCCGCTGCCCACGGGCATCTCGGTGACGATCGATCCGAAGCAGACACATGTGACGGTTGAAGGTATCGACCGCCAAAAGGTTGGCCAGGTTGCTGCCGATATGCGTTCGCTGCGTAAGCCTGATCCGTACAAGAACAAGGGCGTTCGCTACTCTGACGAGAAGCTGAAGAAGAAGGTCGGAAAGACCGGCGCCAAGTAA
- the rpsH gene encoding 30S ribosomal protein S8 — protein sequence MNLTDPVADFLTRIRNAHGARHQKLDVPASKLKAEIARILKEEGYIANYKPAEENGQKVLRVYLKYGANNEAAIRDLQRVSKPGCRVYVGRDEIRRVQGGLGIAILTTPKGVMTGRQARRENVGGELLCEVW from the coding sequence ATGAACCTGACTGATCCCGTAGCAGACTTCCTGACCCGTATCCGCAACGCTCATGGCGCACGCCACCAGAAGCTTGACGTTCCTGCGTCGAAGCTGAAGGCAGAGATTGCACGCATCCTCAAGGAAGAGGGCTACATCGCAAACTACAAGCCTGCAGAAGAGAACGGCCAGAAGGTTCTTCGTGTGTACCTGAAGTACGGTGCAAACAACGAAGCCGCTATCCGCGACCTGCAGCGTGTATCCAAGCCCGGCTGCCGCGTATACGTTGGCCGTGACGAGATTCGCCGCGTACAGGGCGGTCTCGGTATCGCCATCCTGACCACGCCAAAGGGCGTCATGACCGGCCGTCAGGCTCGTCGTGAAAACGTCGGCGGCGAGTTGCTCTGCGAAGTCTGGTAA
- a CDS encoding type Z 30S ribosomal protein S14, whose product MATTAKRVKDAKKPKFKSRQHNRCQLCGRPRAFLRKFGICRLCFRSLAHKGEIPGVVKSSW is encoded by the coding sequence ATGGCTACTACTGCAAAGCGCGTCAAAGACGCAAAGAAGCCGAAGTTCAAGTCACGCCAGCACAACCGCTGCCAGCTCTGCGGCCGTCCTCGCGCCTTCCTGCGCAAGTTCGGTATCTGCCGTCTGTGCTTCCGTTCGCTGGCACACAAGGGCGAGATCCCGGGTGTTGTGAAGTCGAGCTGGTAA
- the rplE gene encoding 50S ribosomal protein L5, translating to MATRLKDKYTSEIKASVQKELGLENVMQVPRLEKIVINMGLGEATQNSKMLDPLVADLASIAGQKPVVTKAKKSIAAFKLREGMPIGAMVTLRGDAMYEFLDRLVSVALPRVRDFRGVSSKSFDGRGNYTLGLRDQLIFPEIDYSKVDKTKGMNVTIVTSAKDDNGARTLLKAFGMPFRQGN from the coding sequence ATGGCAACACGTCTGAAAGACAAATACACGAGCGAGATCAAGGCTTCGGTTCAGAAGGAACTCGGCCTTGAGAACGTGATGCAGGTTCCGCGCCTCGAGAAGATCGTTATCAACATGGGTCTCGGCGAAGCAACGCAGAACAGCAAGATGCTCGACCCGCTTGTGGCCGATCTCGCTTCCATCGCCGGCCAGAAGCCGGTGGTTACGAAGGCGAAGAAGTCGATCGCTGCGTTCAAGCTGCGCGAAGGCATGCCCATCGGAGCGATGGTTACGCTGCGTGGCGATGCGATGTACGAGTTCCTGGACCGTCTGGTTTCGGTAGCTCTGCCCCGCGTGCGCGACTTCCGTGGCGTCAGCTCGAAGAGCTTCGACGGCCGTGGCAACTACACGCTCGGTCTTCGCGATCAGCTGATCTTCCCGGAAATCGATTACTCGAAGGTTGACAAGACCAAGGGTATGAACGTCACGATCGTGACGTCGGCGAAGGACGACAACGGCGCTCGCACGCTGCTCAAGGCGTTCGGCATGCCGTTCCGCCAGGGCAACTAA
- the rplX gene encoding 50S ribosomal protein L24 — MAKIQRNDQVLVIAGNNKGKKARVLRVITDKNRVLLEGIQGDKLRMIKKHVKPNQQTGEQGGIQELNPTVNISNVMLLDAAGNVSRVGYKIVDGKKVRVTKSNGQTVETAK, encoded by the coding sequence ATGGCAAAGATTCAGCGTAACGACCAGGTTCTGGTGATCGCGGGTAACAACAAGGGCAAGAAGGCGCGCGTACTGCGTGTCATCACCGATAAGAACCGCGTTCTTCTTGAAGGTATCCAGGGCGATAAGCTCCGCATGATCAAGAAGCACGTCAAGCCGAACCAGCAGACGGGCGAGCAGGGCGGCATCCAGGAGTTGAACCCCACGGTCAACATCTCCAACGTGATGTTGCTTGACGCAGCTGGCAATGTCAGCCGTGTTGGCTACAAGATCGTTGACGGCAAGAAGGTTCGCGTGACCAAGTCCAACGGACAGACGGTCGAAACAGCGAAGTAG
- the rplN gene encoding 50S ribosomal protein L14, translating to MAVQMRTMLAVADNSGARKLQVILPLGGGLGKKAGLGDVVTAAVKEASPDGTVKKGKVVKAVIVRTHKEYRRKDGTYIRFDENAAVVINDAMEPVGTRVFGPVARELREKKFLKIVSLAPEVI from the coding sequence ATGGCAGTTCAAATGCGCACCATGCTCGCCGTTGCCGACAATTCCGGCGCGCGCAAGCTCCAGGTGATTCTGCCGCTCGGCGGCGGTCTCGGTAAGAAGGCCGGCCTGGGCGATGTTGTAACCGCTGCGGTGAAGGAAGCTTCGCCGGACGGTACTGTGAAGAAGGGCAAGGTCGTCAAGGCGGTTATTGTGCGCACGCACAAGGAATACCGCCGCAAGGACGGCACCTACATCCGCTTCGATGAGAACGCGGCTGTGGTGATCAACGACGCGATGGAGCCGGTTGGCACGCGCGTATTTGGTCCGGTTGCTCGTGAGCTCCGCGAGAAGAAGTTCCTCAAGATCGTCTCGCTGGCTCCGGAAGTAATCTAA
- the rpsQ gene encoding 30S ribosomal protein S17 codes for MAETTVSTPEAISHRTEKVGLVVSTKMQKTIVVEIEMRKAHPKYKRVMKSNKKFYAHDEQNSARVGDMVRIRETRPLSKLKRWSLEEIIRRSSLSTLAEEKPVAAESATK; via the coding sequence ATGGCTGAAACCACTGTGAGCACCCCGGAAGCAATCTCGCACCGCACCGAAAAGGTCGGTCTGGTTGTTTCGACCAAAATGCAGAAGACGATCGTAGTTGAGATCGAAATGCGCAAGGCCCACCCGAAGTACAAGCGCGTGATGAAGTCGAACAAGAAGTTCTACGCGCATGACGAGCAGAACTCGGCCCGCGTGGGCGACATGGTTCGCATTCGCGAGACCCGTCCGCTGTCGAAGCTGAAGCGCTGGTCACTTGAAGAAATCATCCGCCGCTCGTCGCTTTCGACGCTTGCGGAAGAGAAGCCTGTCGCGGCTGAGTCGGCCACGAAGTAA